A genome region from Nicotiana tabacum cultivar K326 chromosome 13, ASM71507v2, whole genome shotgun sequence includes the following:
- the LOC107788912 gene encoding S-adenosylmethionine carrier 1, chloroplastic/mitochondrial: MGPFALALDTKNSFAASDASGRKMDNLQMVPKKFFASVNSGEEKPFDFLRILFEGVIAGGTAGVVVETTLYPIDTIKTRLQETRGGGQIALKGLYSGLAGNLAGVLPASAIFVGVYEPAKQKLLKMLPENLSAVAHLTAGALGGIAASFVRVPTEVIKQRMQTRQFASAPDAVRLIVSKEGFKGLYAGYGSFLLRDLPFDAIQFCIYEQLRIGYKLAAKRDLNDPENAVIGAFAGALTGAITTPLDVIKTRLMVQGSANQYKGIVDCVRIIVAEEGAPALLKGIGPRVLWIGIGGSIFFGVLERTKRYLEQNRPDNAALKQD; this comes from the exons ATGCATCTGGAAGAAAAATGGATAACCTTCAGATGGTACCAAAAAAGTTTTTCGCATCAGTCAACAGTGGAGAAGAGAAACCATTTGATTTCTTACGTATACTATTTG AGGGTGTCATAGCAGGAGGGACAGCAGGCGTTGTCGTTGAAACAACTTTATATCCCATTGATACAATTAAAACACGACTGCAGGAAA CTCGTGGTGGAGGACAAATAGCCTTGAAAGGGTTGTATTCTGGGCTTGCTGGAAATCTTGCTGGAGTCCTACC GGCTTCTGCCATTTTTGTTGGTGTATATGAACCGGCAAAGCAAAAGTTATTGAAGATGCTTCCTGAAAATCTTAGTGCTGTGGCCCATCTT ACTGCTGGTGCTTTAGGAGGCATTGCTGCTTCTTTCGTTCGTGTTCCAACTGAG GTCATTAAACAGCGAATGCAGACTAGGCAATTTGCTTCGGCTCCTGATGCTGTTCGCCTAATTGTTTCTAAGGAAGGTTTTAAAGGTCTTTATGCG GGATATGGGTCATTTCTACTTCGAGATTTGCCATTTGACGCCATCCAATTTTGTATCTACGAGCAGCTGCGGATAGGTTATAAGCTGGCA GCAAAAAGGGACTTGAATGATCCAGAGAATGCTGTTATTGGTGCTTTTGCTG GTGCTCTAACTGGAGCTATAACTACCCCTCTTGATGTCATTAAGACAAGATTAATGGTTCAG GGTTCTGCCAACCAGTACAAAGGCATCGTTGATTGTGTGAGGATTATTGTTGCAGAAGAAGGAGCTCCAGCACTTCTAAAG GGCATCGGGCCAAGAGTGCTTTGGATAGGCATTGGTGGATCAATATTCTTTGGTGTTCTTGAGAGGACAAAGCGATACCTTGAACAAAATCGTCCTGATAATGCAGCCTTGAAGCAAGATTAG